In the Olleya sp. Hel_I_94 genome, one interval contains:
- a CDS encoding DUF2071 domain-containing protein, whose protein sequence is MKIPKIKGIIDRRILINYQIDKEVLENYLPKPFKPKLVNGKGIAGICLIRLKEIRPKGLPKQIGISSENGAHRIAVEWTENGKLKEGVYIPRRDTSSKLNSLAGGTIFPGIHHLANFKVNEKDGNYEVGFISDDKTSLSIKAKETNSWNTESVFENLECVSEFFENGSIGYSPDKNDFDGLELKAYNWKVSLLEVENVKSSFFENESIFPKGSVKFDNALLMKDIEHEWIGLKKIKTAPNTI, encoded by the coding sequence ATGAAAATACCGAAAATAAAAGGAATAATAGACAGACGAATTTTAATCAATTACCAAATTGATAAAGAAGTCTTGGAAAATTATTTACCAAAACCTTTCAAACCTAAATTAGTAAACGGAAAAGGAATTGCAGGAATCTGTTTGATAAGATTAAAAGAAATCAGACCGAAAGGTTTGCCGAAACAAATCGGAATTTCTTCTGAAAATGGAGCTCATAGAATTGCAGTTGAATGGACTGAAAACGGAAAGTTAAAAGAAGGAGTTTATATTCCAAGAAGAGATACTTCTTCTAAATTAAATTCTTTAGCTGGCGGAACTATATTTCCTGGAATTCATCATTTAGCAAATTTTAAAGTAAATGAAAAAGATGGAAACTACGAAGTCGGTTTTATCAGCGATGACAAAACTTCATTATCAATAAAAGCAAAAGAAACAAACTCTTGGAATACCGAAAGTGTATTTGAAAATTTAGAATGTGTTTCTGAATTCTTTGAAAATGGTTCTATTGGATATTCGCCTGACAAAAATGACTTTGACGGACTTGAATTAAAAGCATATAATTGGAAAGTATCACTTTTGGAAGTTGAGAATGTAAAATCAAGCTTTTTTGAGAATGAAAGTATTTTTCCGAAAGGTTCTGTCAAATTTGATAATGCATTATTAATGAAAGATATTGAACACGAATGGATAGGACTAAAAAAAATAAAAACTGCACCTAATACCAT